One region of Xyrauchen texanus isolate HMW12.3.18 chromosome 11, RBS_HiC_50CHRs, whole genome shotgun sequence genomic DNA includes:
- the LOC127651767 gene encoding Krueppel-like factor 3 has product MLMCDYPIKTDMETSLFQSYPTLIKTPSEAFGVVLSPPMGSTPTAHLYTPHYHHPAYQTHYPYGSPPHTHNQSQDGHHSQNEPVDLSVSKRSSVSSPSSSVSSSSPRATPPSPYERYSPVTRPYLGSSSVTGSVSGSSQTRQLTATVGLPIPAVTQVLTPFVQSSGIIPVISMLQTLPVLYPSPLHLSSSIMISSVPPENPANHKQFPLMKSEISHDSHELLKPIKSEPRPEHAPDPHSQEIASSVITAPPSYEGNTHSVIVRRKVESPDLLKKRRIHCCDFNGCNKVYTKSSHLKAHRRTHTGEKPYKCMWEGCTWKFARSDELTRHFRKHTGVKPFQCPDCDRTFSRSDHLALHKKRHLLV; this is encoded by the exons ATGCTCATGTGTGATTACCCAATTAAGACTGACATGGAGACG TCATTATTCCAGTCTTATCCCACGCTGATTAAAACACCATCTGAGGCATTTGGTGTTGTTTTGTCACCTCCCATGGGCAGTACTCCCACAGCCCACCTGTACACTCCTCACTACCACCACCCCGCCTATCAAACACATTACCCCTACGGGAgcccccctcacacacacaatcagtccCAGGATGGTCATCACTCACAAAATGAGCCTGTCGACTTGTCTGTCAGTAAAAGATCCTCTGTTTCATCCCCTTCATCATCAGTCTCATCCTCATCACCCAGAGCCACTCCCCCATCCCCTTATGAGCGCTACAGTCCGGTCACACGTCCTTATCTTGGCTCCAGCTCTGTAACAGGAAGTGTTTCCGGGTCATCCCAGACAAGGCAGTTGACTGCAACAGTGGGCCTTCCCATTCCTGCA GTGACACAGGTTTTGACTCCTTTTGTACAGAGTTCTGGCATCATCCCTGTAATCTCTATGTTGCAGACGTTACCTGTGCTCTACCCCTCCCCCCTACACCTGTCCTCCTCCATCATGATATCATCTGTCCCACCTGAAAATCCTGCTAACCACAAACAGT TTCCGCTTATGAAGTCAGAGATTTCCCATGACAGCCATGAGCTCCTCAAGCCAATTAAATCAGAGCCCCGCCCTGAACATGCTCCGGATCCTCACAGCCAGGAAATAGCCTCATCCGTCATTACTGCCCCACCGAGTTATGA GGGGAACACTCACTCTGTAATTGTAAGGCGAAAGGTGGAATCACCAGATCTGTTAAAGAAGCGTCGAATCCATTGCTGTGACTTTAACGGCTGCAATAAAGTCTACACCAAAAGCTCCCACCTCAAAGCTCATAGACGCACCCATACAG GAGAGAAACCCTATAAGTGCATGTGGGAAGGCTGTACATGGAAGTTTGCCCGCTCCGATGAGCTGACCCGTCACTTTCGGAAGCACACAGGGGTAAAGCCGTTCCAGTGCCCTGACTGTGATCGCACCTTCTCTCGCTCCGATCACCTCGCCCTGCACAAGAAGCGCCACCTTCTGGTTTGA